A genomic region of Metopolophium dirhodum isolate CAU chromosome 1, ASM1992520v1, whole genome shotgun sequence contains the following coding sequences:
- the LOC132940531 gene encoding general transcription factor II-I repeat domain-containing protein 2B-like encodes MSGLSYIVLYCLKGLEPFQSCLICNSTVAIIKSGNLKRHYETIHKDFHTKCPPCSEMRKNKLHACMLSYKNSTSTLIRCMSEQEKSTEAALRVCWVLNEHQKPFSDSEIIFLCRQGSTQEGQKCWQPKTKKSLFELLHKSPCYCIALDESCVLVDSEHMSIFVRFFDIENKVFREELLAILTFQGKTRGEYLFKSFDDFMKKSNLSYNKIVSISTDGAPAMIKLSATLKDVMDGLIKLKNFIRSRSSLQHRQFKEFLSQCGSAYSDLLQHNHVRWPSKGRVVECFWNIKEEVKTFLKNVDTEEAKKHSEFLENNRNIVAMAFLNDILKYLNTLNVELQGEGKLILI; translated from the exons ATGAGTGGACTGAgctatattgttttgtattgcCTGAAAGGGTTGGAGCCATTCCAGTCTTGTTTAATTTGCAATTCAACTGTCGCTATTATTAAAAGTGGAAATTTAAAACGGCATTATGAAACTATTCATAAAGATTTTCATACAAAATGTCCTCCATGCAGTGAAATGCGTAAAAATAAGCTCCATGCGTGTATGTTATCTTACAAAAATAGTACGAGTACACTTATACGGTGTATGAGTGAACAAGAGAAATCGACTGAAGCAGCGTTGCGTGTGTGCTGGGTTCTTAATGAGCACCAAAAACCGTTTTCCGATTCCGAAATA ATATTCCTTTGTCGGCAAGGATCAACACAAGAAGGACAGAAATGTTGGCAgccgaaaacaaaaaaaagcttATTTGAACTTTTACACAAGTCACCTTGCTACTGCATTGCGCTTGATGAATCTTGTGTCTTAGTTGATTCTGAACACATGTCAATTTTCGTGCGATTCTTTGACAttgaaaataaagtatttagaGAAGAGTTACTAGCAATATTGACATTTCAAGGCAAGACTCGTggagaatatttatttaagagtTTTGATGACTTcatgaaaaaatcaaatttgagttataataaaattgtgtcaATTTCCACTGATGGAGCTCCAGCGATGAT TAAACTCAGTGCTACACTGAAAGACGTTATGGACGGTTTGATcaagttaaaaaattttatcaGGTCGCGTTCTTCTCTCCAACACAGACAGTTCAAAGAGTTTCTGAGTCAATGTGGTTCGGCTTATTCAGATTTACTACAACACAATCATGTTCGTTGGCCCAGTAAAGGTAGAGTAGTTGAATGTTTTTGGAACATTAAAGAAGAAGTAAAAACATTCCTAAAAAATGTAGATACTGAAGAAGCAAAGAAGCATTCGGAGTTCTTAGAAAACAATCGAAATATAGTTGCAATGGCTTTCTTAaatgacattttgaaatatttaaatacgctTAATGTCGAATTACAAGGAGAAgggaaattaatattgatttaa
- the LOC132935815 gene encoding RNA polymerase-associated protein Rtf1 isoform X1 — protein sequence MGKNKKAISSDDSSEFSDDDTSMAKKKKRSRASSPPSRSYKSKTKKKLSKKTIYDSDSSSLSEGEIASDEEPKKKPNRKRPGKKYDMSDDSSDSSIVSEIQSPVQEISQVSESSEDSEEEFNDGYDEELMGDDEDRERLAQMTEKERETEIFKRIEAREIMKTRFEIEKKLKRAKKKEMKEQKSLERSMSSNRSDSPYSGSSMPLDLKDRVKERKKNVEENKGKGDKKAAMSMLKARREEKREREEEKEKQLKKDMEKKGDDDDEETSDKQSDQNQSKLKASDIYSDDSNSSSDTDSSESVKKSRHFFDSDSDTNNFFNNFSEKKIHYITKRDELNKIRLSRFKMEKFVHLPTFEKTVIGCFVRIGIGNYNGVPVYRVAEICNVCETAKVYQLGSTRTNKGLRLKHGTNEKVFRLEFISNQEFTESEFVKWKELCHMNRIPLPTLAELEIKVRDVKAALAYQFKEEDVEQIVREKERFKTNPHNYAMKKTSLMKDRDDAQALGKVEEVLKIEQQLSDLEERANHLDKMRTSTISSISYINDRNRKRNVEEAEKAILEELKANKGKKIDDPFTRRSTKPCMKFRAKPNSAIDGSIATEVEESKNIIETNDIKNDGSSSKSNLMKADDLYAVHDFDIDLNIQLPI from the exons ATGGGAAAAAACAAGAAGGCCATCAGTTCTGACGACTCTTCCGAATTCAGCGACGat GATACAAGCATGGCCAAAAAGAAGAAACGCTCCAGAGCCTCGTCGCCTCCTAGTCGCAGTTACAAGTCAAAGACCAAGAAGAAGTTGTCGAAGAAGACAATTTACGATTCGGATTCATCGTCGTTGTCCGAAGGTGAGATAGCCTCAGATGAGGAACCGAAGAAAAAGCCAAACCGCAAGCGGCCCGGAAAGAAGTATGACATGTCTGATGACTCATCGGATAGCAGCATCGTGTCAGAAATCCAAAGTCCAGTTCAAGAGATTAGTCAGG ttagtGAATCTTCTGAAGATTCTGAAGAAGAATTCAATGACGGTTATGATGAAGAGTTGATGGGAGATGATGAAGACAGAGAACGTCTTGCACAAATGACTGAAAAAGAACGAgaaactgaaatatttaaacGTATTGAAGCTAgagaaataatgaaaacaag ATTTGAAATAGAGAAAAAGCTTAAACGTGCTAAAAAAAAGGAAATGAAAGAACAAAAATCTTTAGAAAGAAGTATGTCCTCAAACAGATCAGACTCACCATATTCAGGTTCTTCTATGCCCCTCGATTTAAAAGATCGtgtaaaagaaagaaaaaaaaatgttgaagaaaataaaGGAAAAGGAGATAAAAAAGCTGCAATGAGCATGTTAAAAGCAAGACGAGAAGAAAAACGAGAACGAG AGgaagaaaaagaaaaacaacttaaaaaagatATGGAAAAAAAAGGAGATGACGATGATGAAGAAACTAGTGACAAACAAAGTGATCAAAATCAATCCAAATTAAAAGCTTCCGATATTTATTCAGATGACAGTAATTCTTCAAGTGATACTGATTCAAGCGAATCAGTTAAAAAAAGTCGTCACTTTTTTGACTCTGATTCAGATACTAA taattttttcaataattttagtgagaaaaaaatacattatattacaaaacgagatgaattgaataaaattagacTGTCAAGATTTAAAATGGAAAA ATTTGTGCACTTGCCCACATTTGAGAAAACTGTCATAGGATGTTTTGTTCGCATTGGAATTGGCAATTATAATGGAGTTCCGGTATATCGG GTTGCTGAAATTTGTAATGTTTGCGAGACAGCTAAAGTGTATCAGTTAGGAAGTACTCGTACTAACAAAGGATTAAgacttaa ACATGGTACAAATGAAAAAGTTTTTCGTTTGGAATTTATAAGCAATCAAGAGTTTACGGAGAGTGAGTTTGTTAAGTGGAAAGAACTCTGCCACATGAACCGAATACCATTACCAACTCTAGCTGAACTTGAAATTAAAGTGAGAGATGTTAAAGCTGCTCTGGCATATCAATTCAAAGAAGAAGATGTTGAAcag ATTGTTCGAGAGAAAGAGCGTTTCAAAACAAATCCCCATAACTATGCAATGAAAAAGACTTCATTAATGAAAGATAGAGATGACGCACAGGCACT TGGCAAAGTAGAAgaagttttgaaaattgaacaGCAACTATCAGATTTAGAGGAGCGAGCTAATCATTTAGATAAAATGAGAACAAGCACAATATCTAGTATAAGTTACATAAATGATAGAAACCGTAAGCGGAATGTCGAAGAAGCTGAAAAGGCTATCTTG gagGAACTCAAGGCTAATAAAGGGAAAAAAATTGATGACCCATTCACTCGTAGAAGTACTAAACCATGCATGAAGTTTAGAGCAAAGCCAAATTCTGCTATCGACGGTTCAATAGCTACAGAAGTTGAAGagtccaaaaatattattgaaaccaATGACATTAAg aatgatGGTAGTTCATCCAAAAGCAATTTGATGAAGGCGGATGATTTATATGCAGTTCACGACTTTGATATTGACTTAAACATACAGTTACCAATTtag
- the LOC132935815 gene encoding RNA polymerase-associated protein Rtf1 isoform X2 produces the protein MGKNKKAISSDDSSEFSDDDTSMAKKKKRSRASSPPSRSYKSKTKKKLSKKTIYDSDSSSLSEGEIASDEEPKKKPNRKRPGKKYDMSDDSSDSSIVSEIQSPVQEISQVSESSEDSEEEFNDGYDEELMGDDEDRERLAQMTEKERETEIFKRIEAREIMKTRFEIEKKLKRAKKKEMKEQKSLERSMSSNRSDSPYSGSSMPLDLKDRVKERKKNVEENKGKGDKKAAMSMLKARREEKREREEEKEKQLKKDMEKKGDDDDEETSDKQSDQNQSKLKASDIYSDDSNSSSDTDSSESVKKSRHFFDSDSDTNEKKIHYITKRDELNKIRLSRFKMEKFVHLPTFEKTVIGCFVRIGIGNYNGVPVYRVAEICNVCETAKVYQLGSTRTNKGLRLKHGTNEKVFRLEFISNQEFTESEFVKWKELCHMNRIPLPTLAELEIKVRDVKAALAYQFKEEDVEQIVREKERFKTNPHNYAMKKTSLMKDRDDAQALGKVEEVLKIEQQLSDLEERANHLDKMRTSTISSISYINDRNRKRNVEEAEKAILEELKANKGKKIDDPFTRRSTKPCMKFRAKPNSAIDGSIATEVEESKNIIETNDIKNDGSSSKSNLMKADDLYAVHDFDIDLNIQLPI, from the exons ATGGGAAAAAACAAGAAGGCCATCAGTTCTGACGACTCTTCCGAATTCAGCGACGat GATACAAGCATGGCCAAAAAGAAGAAACGCTCCAGAGCCTCGTCGCCTCCTAGTCGCAGTTACAAGTCAAAGACCAAGAAGAAGTTGTCGAAGAAGACAATTTACGATTCGGATTCATCGTCGTTGTCCGAAGGTGAGATAGCCTCAGATGAGGAACCGAAGAAAAAGCCAAACCGCAAGCGGCCCGGAAAGAAGTATGACATGTCTGATGACTCATCGGATAGCAGCATCGTGTCAGAAATCCAAAGTCCAGTTCAAGAGATTAGTCAGG ttagtGAATCTTCTGAAGATTCTGAAGAAGAATTCAATGACGGTTATGATGAAGAGTTGATGGGAGATGATGAAGACAGAGAACGTCTTGCACAAATGACTGAAAAAGAACGAgaaactgaaatatttaaacGTATTGAAGCTAgagaaataatgaaaacaag ATTTGAAATAGAGAAAAAGCTTAAACGTGCTAAAAAAAAGGAAATGAAAGAACAAAAATCTTTAGAAAGAAGTATGTCCTCAAACAGATCAGACTCACCATATTCAGGTTCTTCTATGCCCCTCGATTTAAAAGATCGtgtaaaagaaagaaaaaaaaatgttgaagaaaataaaGGAAAAGGAGATAAAAAAGCTGCAATGAGCATGTTAAAAGCAAGACGAGAAGAAAAACGAGAACGAG AGgaagaaaaagaaaaacaacttaaaaaagatATGGAAAAAAAAGGAGATGACGATGATGAAGAAACTAGTGACAAACAAAGTGATCAAAATCAATCCAAATTAAAAGCTTCCGATATTTATTCAGATGACAGTAATTCTTCAAGTGATACTGATTCAAGCGAATCAGTTAAAAAAAGTCGTCACTTTTTTGACTCTGATTCAGATACTAA tgagaaaaaaatacattatattacaaaacgagatgaattgaataaaattagacTGTCAAGATTTAAAATGGAAAA ATTTGTGCACTTGCCCACATTTGAGAAAACTGTCATAGGATGTTTTGTTCGCATTGGAATTGGCAATTATAATGGAGTTCCGGTATATCGG GTTGCTGAAATTTGTAATGTTTGCGAGACAGCTAAAGTGTATCAGTTAGGAAGTACTCGTACTAACAAAGGATTAAgacttaa ACATGGTACAAATGAAAAAGTTTTTCGTTTGGAATTTATAAGCAATCAAGAGTTTACGGAGAGTGAGTTTGTTAAGTGGAAAGAACTCTGCCACATGAACCGAATACCATTACCAACTCTAGCTGAACTTGAAATTAAAGTGAGAGATGTTAAAGCTGCTCTGGCATATCAATTCAAAGAAGAAGATGTTGAAcag ATTGTTCGAGAGAAAGAGCGTTTCAAAACAAATCCCCATAACTATGCAATGAAAAAGACTTCATTAATGAAAGATAGAGATGACGCACAGGCACT TGGCAAAGTAGAAgaagttttgaaaattgaacaGCAACTATCAGATTTAGAGGAGCGAGCTAATCATTTAGATAAAATGAGAACAAGCACAATATCTAGTATAAGTTACATAAATGATAGAAACCGTAAGCGGAATGTCGAAGAAGCTGAAAAGGCTATCTTG gagGAACTCAAGGCTAATAAAGGGAAAAAAATTGATGACCCATTCACTCGTAGAAGTACTAAACCATGCATGAAGTTTAGAGCAAAGCCAAATTCTGCTATCGACGGTTCAATAGCTACAGAAGTTGAAGagtccaaaaatattattgaaaccaATGACATTAAg aatgatGGTAGTTCATCCAAAAGCAATTTGATGAAGGCGGATGATTTATATGCAGTTCACGACTTTGATATTGACTTAAACATACAGTTACCAATTtag